The sequence GTGcagcaggcagcctggctccagagcccagggcCGGAAGTCACCTGCCAGGACAGCCTCGATGACTCCTGGCACCGCGGGCCCGCACGGCCCTGCCTTCAGGTGGTTGTGGGCACGTCAGACACTCAGGTCTCCCCTGGCTCCCAAAAGACCCTCCCTGAGTGCTTGCTGTGACCCTCCTGTGCTGTGTGCCTACAGAGGTGGAAGCTGCGGGGGACACGGACAGACTCACGCCCGAGGCACTGAAGAGCCTGGTACAAAAGCCAGAACTGCTTGCGCTGACGGAGAGCCTCACCCCCGACCAGACAGTGGCGTTCTGGATGCCCGAGTCAGAGATGGGGGCGATGGAGCTCGAGCTGGGGATCGGGGTACGGCTGAAAACCCGAGGCGACGGCCCCTTCCTGGGTGAGCAGTGCAGCCCTCACATGGTCTCATGTCCCCATGGCCCATAGCGGTTCCCGGCCTCCTGTTTAGGGCTCTCCACCCCACCTGCTGAGAACCCACGTGAGTGGGCCAGGTCTGCTTATTCCCGAGACTTCTTCCTAAGTCTCCGGACAAGTGCTCTGGGGCCAGCAGCCTAGACACTCTGGATCCTGGGGTGCCGCCCAATCCCGTGGTTCCCTAGGGTGATCTCTCCTATTTAGTGCCTTGGGGGTCACACTCAGGGCCTTCCAGAGGGCACTGAAGAGAGCAGTGGTTTAACCCGGGCCTAGGGTACCCAGCAGAGCAGGCCGGCCCCCCACTATTTTACCGCTATAGAAAGACAAGCCGTTCaacttcttcccttctttcagaGTCATTAGCCAAACTTGAGGCTGGAACAGTGACCAAGTGTAATTTCGCTGGTGATGGAAAGACAGGAGCATCCTGGACGGACAACATCATGGCCCAAAAGTCTTCGGAGGAGGCCACGGCAGAGATCCGAGAGCAGGGGGACGGGGCAGAGGACGAGGAGTGGGTAGGTCGAGAGAGATGTCTATGGGTCTGGCATTGGTACGGTTTATCTTTTGGCGGGAGCTTCGTACATGTAGGTTGTGGTTGGGTGTAGGACAAGGACACGGCAGCATCAATTTTACTCCCCCCAGCTTTGGTGTTCATGGAATTTCTGAGAATGTGTTAGCCTCGGGAAAACTCCTTTCGAGGCAAGAAGGGTGACAACCTGAGAGACCTTTCTTTTCGGTAGGTCTGAACCGTGCCAATCTACAAGAAAGTTCCAAAGATGGATAAAAGCAAGGGCTGGAAAGAATGGAATTCACAGGGAAACCAGGGAAACCTGATGCCATTACATCTCCAAACATTATCACTTCAAGTGAACACATTAGCCATGTTGTGGCAGCTGAGCTgagtgagctttttttttttttttttttttttttttctctccttcgtTCTGGGCTCTCTGCCCAAAGTGGCTGGAAAATGGCTGGCTTGGTCCTtactaggttgttttttttttttttttctgccaaggaTCATCCCCCCCAGTCCATCCTTAGCCTATCTGCAGTTGATGTGTTTTCCTGAAGCATATTTCACCTGAAAGTTTGATGTCAAAAGGCCCCAAATTGAACATTTACAACAAAGTCACTGAAAAATGGGTTATTCACCCATGGCAAATGATGACATTTGCCAGAGAAAGCAGGGCAGGAAGAGTAGAGGGTCTGGATTCCCCTTTGTCTTACTAAAGGGAGTCTCGGAATGAAAAATAATCAGGGCTGCCAGGCCAGCTCCTTGGGCCAGCTCTAATGAGGGATAGCCAAGGAGGATGGCCGAGGGCCCCATTGGTACCACTCGGTTGAACCCTTGTTTGTCTGATGCCTTGTAGAAGACTTTCATGAAATGTGCTCTCTTCACACCTCTTTACTTAACTCGCAGGATGACTGAGGTCGCCTCTGGGTCCCACCAGCGCTGCTGAGAATTTCTTCCATCAACGTCTACTCTGGAGCTCGGCTTACCTGGTTCTTCCCTACAGCCGCCATGGAATACCCTTTGAATAAGCGTTGCTAAAACCAAATCCCAGACCGTGACATGAGCAGTGGGGGCCCCATGCTGTGGCTCATGGAGGGCCCGTCTCTAGATATTTTCATGGTGGCCCTTGCCCTGAGTGGCAGCCTTGTTTCTAGAGGCAGGCAGTGGATGGGTCCCCCCCTGGGCAGTCAGAGGAATTGAACTTGGTCTTGGCGTAGACTTGGGGAATGTCCCTCATCTGCATGCAGAGTGCCTCAGGTGTTCCTTCTTCTGTCCTTGTTGTATTTCTTGCCTTCCCTGCACACCTGTCGCTTTTCCCCAGTGCCCAGTGGTGTAGCCTCTGCTCTCCCGTTTACACCTCCCTTTCCCCCATGTGCCCTTTTCTTCCCCTACAGCTGCCAATTCTTTATCCCCCCTCTGGTTCTCTGCCACACGGGGGGCTCCTGTCTCCTGACCTCCCTGGCTGCTTTCCTGGGGCTGCTCTCTGGGAGGCCTAGCGTATTCACAGGTATGGCTGGCTGATCCCTACCTTTCAGACTCACTCTACCAGGCCACATTTTGATAAcatctttgtcttcattttttgtaCTTTGAGAACTTTTTTCGAATGAGTAAATTTTCAGAAAAGGATTCCTTTACGCTGACTGGGTTACGTAAGGTGTGAACAGTCTTCCACCTGAGCGGTGATCCTGTAAGAAGGAAGCCGTGTCTTTTTGATCATGAACATTTCCTTGCTGGGTAG comes from Panthera tigris isolate Pti1 chromosome B3, P.tigris_Pti1_mat1.1, whole genome shotgun sequence and encodes:
- the LOC107179253 gene encoding arpin produces the protein MSRIYHDSALRNKAVRSARLPGAWDPAAHQGGNGVLLEGELVDVSRHSILDARGRKERYYVLYIRPSRIHRRKFDPKGNEIEPNFSATKKVNTGFLMSSYKVEAAGDTDRLTPEALKSLVQKPELLALTESLTPDQTVAFWMPESEMGAMELELGIGVRLKTRGDGPFLESLAKLEAGTVTKCNFAGDGKTGASWTDNIMAQKSSEEATAEIREQGDGAEDEEWDD